The following proteins are co-located in the Pochonia chlamydosporia 170 chromosome 6, whole genome shotgun sequence genome:
- a CDS encoding ubiquitin-conjugating enzyme E2 (similar to Metarhizium acridum CQMa 102 XP_007812708.1), with protein MATTTSPAASLLKRQLKEIQMGKDLPGISCGLVNDTNIFEWEVMLMINDDCKYYGGGNFRARLVFPPTYPHMPPSLTFQTPIPFHPNIYTNGNLCISILHPPEEDEYGYEAASERWSPVQSPETILLSTISLFHSPNDESPANVEAARLFREEREGKHKEFRKRCRKCVRESLGED; from the exons ATGGCCACAACAACCTCCCCCGCGGCATCCCTTCTCAAGCGACAGCTGAAAGAGATCCAGATGGGCAAAGACCTCCCCGGCATCTCGTGCGGCCTCGTCAACGACACCAACATATTCGAATGGGAAGTCATGCTCATGATAAACGACGACTGCAAATACTACGGCG GAGGCAACTTCCGAGCACGCCTGGTCTTCCCGCCGACATATCCACACATGCCGCCGTCGTTGACGTTTCAAACGCCCATCCCTTTCCACCCGAATATCTATACGAACGGTAATCTGTGCATATCCATCTTACATCCTCCCGAGGAAGACGAGTACGGGTACGAAGCTGCTTCTGAGAGATGGAGCCCCGTGCAGTCGCCGGAGACGATTTTGCTCAGCACCATAAGCTTGTTTCATAGTCCGAATGATGAGAGCCCTGCGAATGTGGAGGCCGCGAGGCTGTTTCgggaggagagggagggcAAGCACAAGGAGTTTAGGAAGAGGTGCCGAAAATGTGTGCGGGAGAGCTTGGGCGAGGATTGA